Proteins found in one Erythrobacter sp. 3-20A1M genomic segment:
- a CDS encoding TIGR02186 family protein, whose amino-acid sequence MKRVLALLVCLVALTAQRDPTLVPEVSQHEVNVRQGFVGTELLLFGAVLAPDGRADANYDIIVVLKGPTRPILVREKRQIGGMWMNAESTAFRSAPSFFAVASSRPIDRIVDDRTAAIFEFGTGFIQLSPSGAIDPEEQDRFRAGLVDLRQREGLYIEDDEGVKVSEGVLYQARIELPSNVQTGIYTAETFAVSDGRVLASATAEVEVRKVGFERFVEQFALHQSLLYGLLAISLSVVMGWLAGRAFGRS is encoded by the coding sequence ATGAAGCGGGTGCTGGCGTTGCTGGTGTGCCTCGTCGCGCTCACCGCCCAGCGCGATCCGACGCTGGTGCCGGAGGTGTCGCAGCACGAGGTGAATGTGCGGCAGGGCTTCGTCGGCACGGAGCTGCTGCTGTTCGGCGCGGTGCTGGCACCCGATGGCCGGGCCGATGCGAATTACGACATCATCGTGGTGCTGAAGGGCCCGACCCGCCCGATCCTGGTGCGCGAGAAGCGCCAGATCGGGGGCATGTGGATGAATGCCGAAAGCACCGCTTTCCGCTCCGCGCCCAGCTTCTTCGCGGTCGCATCCTCGCGCCCGATCGACCGGATCGTGGACGATCGCACGGCGGCGATCTTCGAATTCGGCACCGGGTTCATCCAGCTTTCCCCCTCCGGCGCGATCGATCCGGAGGAGCAGGACCGGTTTCGCGCCGGGCTGGTCGATCTGCGCCAGCGCGAGGGGTTGTATATCGAGGACGACGAGGGCGTGAAGGTGAGCGAGGGCGTGCTGTACCAGGCCCGGATCGAGCTGCCGTCCAATGTGCAGACGGGCATCTACACCGCAGAAACCTTCGCCGTTTCCGATGGCCGGGTGCTCGCGTCCGCCACCGCGGAGGTCGAGGTGCGCAAGGTCGGGTTCGAACGGTTCGTGGAGCAGTTCGCGCTGCACCAGTCGTTGCTCTACGGCCTGCTCGCGATCTCGCTGTCGGTCGTGATGGGCTGGCTCGCGGGGCGCGCGTTCGGACGCAGCTGA
- a CDS encoding sulfite exporter TauE/SafE family protein, producing the protein MDVYLPIANLSVNGLVIVGLGFITGLLSGLFGVGGGFLTTPLLIFYGIPPTVAAASAATQVTGASVSGVLAHNRRGGVDYRMGGVLVAGGVLGALFGAVLFRILQSLGQIDVVINVLYVVLLGSIGGLMMREAVNSILERNRGSSRPAARRRHHPLVAALPYRWRFYASGLYISPLAPLLLGFGVGILTMLMGVGGGFMLVPAMLYILGMSGNVVVGTSLFNILFVTMATTMTHALTTKAVDLVLAVLLLVGSVLGAQAGTRLALRVKPDALRVVLAAIVLLVALRMLYGLGVRPDEVFTVTEL; encoded by the coding sequence ATGGATGTCTATCTCCCCATTGCCAACCTGTCGGTGAATGGCCTGGTCATCGTGGGACTGGGATTCATCACCGGACTGCTGTCCGGCCTGTTCGGGGTCGGGGGCGGGTTCCTGACTACGCCGCTGCTGATCTTCTACGGCATTCCCCCGACCGTCGCCGCCGCTTCCGCGGCGACGCAGGTGACCGGTGCCAGCGTGTCGGGCGTGCTGGCGCACAACCGGCGCGGCGGGGTCGATTATCGCATGGGGGGCGTGCTGGTCGCCGGGGGCGTGCTGGGCGCCCTGTTCGGGGCGGTCCTGTTCCGCATCCTCCAGTCGCTGGGCCAGATCGATGTCGTCATCAACGTGCTCTACGTCGTCCTGCTGGGATCGATCGGCGGGCTGATGATGCGCGAGGCGGTCAATTCCATTCTCGAGCGCAATCGCGGGTCGAGCCGCCCGGCGGCGCGCCGCCGCCACCATCCGCTGGTCGCCGCGCTGCCCTATCGCTGGCGGTTCTATGCCTCCGGGCTCTACATCAGCCCGCTCGCCCCGTTGCTGCTGGGGTTCGGCGTCGGCATCCTCACCATGCTGATGGGCGTGGGCGGGGGCTTCATGCTGGTGCCCGCGATGCTCTACATCCTGGGGATGAGCGGCAACGTCGTGGTCGGCACATCGCTGTTCAATATCCTGTTCGTGACCATGGCGACGACCATGACCCATGCCCTGACGACCAAGGCGGTGGACCTGGTGCTGGCGGTGCTGCTCCTCGTCGGATCGGTGCTGGGCGCTCAGGCTGGCACGCGTCTCGCCCTGCGGGTGAAGCCCGATGCGTTGCGCGTGGTGCTGGCGGCGATCGTCCTGCTCGTCGCGCTGCGGATGCTGTACGGGCTTGGCGTGCGACCGGACGAGGTCTTCACGGTAACCGAGCTATGA
- a CDS encoding glycosyl transferase family protein, which produces MSAGFDAVHWLVLVQNELLLFSATFFALGALDEVAVDLLWLWGKLTGRIRTHRIDREALPRTLAGRAAVLIPAWREEKVIAITIAHLLDAWPQAELTLFVGCYRNDDATMAAVAGAVRSDPRIRLVVHEADGPTTKADCLNRLYRAVSQEEERHDFRFRLVMLQDAEDMVDPAALALADAAIDHADFVQFPVLPQPQPKSRWIGGHYCEEFAEAHGKAMPVRGLIGAGLPAAGVGCVFARDMLARIGSLDPEGRPFHPDSLTEDYELALRISAMGGRSRFLRARDRSGQLIATRACFPADLSAAVRQKSRWINGIGLHGWDRVGWSARPVEIWMRLRDRRGLFSALLLTMAYALLIVGALDLLLGFLGLLPDFALPPGVWWLIALNFAHLCLRATTRFVFTTREYGWAEGFRAVARLPVSNIIAIIAARRALAAYLGVLRGSKVHWDKTDHPVHAVSLQAREAAG; this is translated from the coding sequence ATGTCGGCAGGGTTCGATGCGGTGCACTGGCTGGTGCTCGTGCAGAACGAACTGCTGCTGTTCTCCGCAACATTCTTTGCCCTGGGCGCGCTCGACGAGGTGGCGGTCGACCTTCTCTGGCTGTGGGGCAAGCTTACCGGGCGGATCAGAACCCACCGGATCGATCGCGAGGCGCTGCCGCGGACGCTGGCCGGACGCGCGGCGGTGCTGATCCCCGCCTGGCGCGAGGAAAAGGTGATCGCCATCACCATCGCGCATCTGCTCGATGCCTGGCCGCAGGCCGAGTTAACGCTCTTCGTGGGCTGCTATCGCAACGACGATGCGACGATGGCGGCGGTGGCGGGGGCCGTCCGTTCCGATCCGCGTATCCGGCTGGTGGTGCACGAGGCCGATGGTCCGACGACCAAGGCGGATTGCCTCAACCGCCTCTATCGGGCGGTCAGTCAGGAAGAGGAGCGGCACGACTTCCGCTTCCGTCTCGTCATGCTGCAGGATGCGGAGGACATGGTCGATCCCGCTGCGCTGGCGCTGGCCGATGCGGCGATCGATCACGCCGATTTCGTGCAATTCCCGGTGCTGCCGCAGCCACAGCCGAAATCGCGCTGGATCGGGGGGCACTATTGCGAGGAGTTCGCCGAGGCTCATGGCAAGGCCATGCCGGTTCGCGGGTTGATCGGGGCCGGCCTGCCGGCGGCGGGCGTGGGGTGCGTCTTTGCGCGCGACATGCTGGCGCGCATCGGTTCGCTCGATCCGGAGGGACGCCCGTTCCACCCCGACAGCCTGACCGAGGATTACGAACTCGCCCTGCGCATATCCGCCATGGGCGGGCGCTCCCGCTTCTTGCGCGCGCGCGACCGTTCGGGTCAGCTGATTGCGACGCGTGCCTGCTTTCCCGCCGATCTTTCCGCCGCGGTGCGCCAGAAATCACGCTGGATAAACGGGATCGGCCTGCATGGTTGGGACCGGGTGGGCTGGAGCGCCCGGCCGGTCGAGATATGGATGCGTTTGCGCGATCGCCGGGGGCTGTTCTCCGCCCTGCTGCTCACCATGGCCTACGCCTTGCTGATCGTGGGCGCGCTGGATCTGCTCCTGGGCTTTCTCGGCTTGCTCCCGGATTTCGCCCTGCCGCCGGGCGTGTGGTGGCTGATTGCGCTCAACTTCGCTCATCTTTGCCTTCGGGCGACCACGCGGTTCGTCTTCACCACCCGTGAATACGGCTGGGCGGAGGGATTTCGCGCGGTCGCGCGGCTGCCCGTTTCCAACATCATCGCGATCATCGCGGCGCGGCGCGCGCTGGCGGCCTATCTGGGCGTTCTGCGCGGTAGCAAGGTGCACTGGGACAAGACCGATCATCCGGTTCACGCGGTTTCCCTGCAGGCGCGGGAAGCCGCTGGATGA
- the nhaA gene encoding Na+/H+ antiporter NhaA: MVDPIPKPIVRALAPVRALFVGDASGGILLILVAAAAMAVANSPLSESYHALFHDYWFSPRVFKLNTLHLWVNDGLMAIFFFVVGLEVKREVVSGQLSDPAQRRLPVLAAACGMIVPALIFVAVVTAEGAHLVRGWAIPAATDIAFAMGVLGLLGNRVPSSLRLFLLTVAIVDDIGAVLVIAAFYNKGIDPMWLAISLAIFGVMIGMNRFGVKRMWPFLLFAVLLWAAVLFSGVHATIAGVMAALTVPLRTGDGQSMLERLEHNLAPWSAYLVVPVFGFANAGVDFSGLGLGALVDPLPIAIAAGLFLGKQIGIFGIIVAATKVGFAKKPENASWPEIWGVTILCGIGFTMSLFIGQLAFDGQTELIDEAKIGILGGSLISAIVGYVVLRMTTAHPEEDAGQATYPSSP; this comes from the coding sequence ATGGTTGATCCGATACCCAAGCCCATCGTTCGGGCTCTCGCACCTGTCCGCGCGCTGTTCGTCGGCGACGCGTCCGGAGGCATTCTCCTGATCCTGGTCGCTGCGGCGGCGATGGCTGTGGCGAACTCGCCCCTGTCGGAGAGCTACCACGCGCTGTTTCACGACTACTGGTTCTCGCCCCGCGTCTTCAAGCTCAACACGCTTCACCTGTGGGTGAACGACGGGCTGATGGCGATCTTCTTCTTCGTCGTCGGACTGGAGGTGAAGCGGGAAGTCGTCAGCGGGCAGCTGTCGGACCCGGCGCAGCGGCGGCTCCCGGTCCTGGCGGCCGCCTGCGGCATGATCGTTCCGGCGCTGATCTTCGTCGCGGTGGTGACGGCGGAGGGCGCGCATCTCGTGCGCGGCTGGGCGATTCCTGCGGCGACCGACATCGCCTTTGCGATGGGGGTGCTAGGCCTCTTGGGCAACCGCGTGCCTTCTTCGCTGCGCCTGTTTCTGCTGACCGTCGCGATCGTCGACGATATCGGTGCCGTGCTGGTGATCGCCGCCTTCTACAACAAGGGCATCGATCCGATGTGGCTGGCGATCAGCCTGGCCATTTTCGGCGTGATGATCGGGATGAACCGGTTCGGCGTGAAGCGCATGTGGCCGTTTCTCCTCTTCGCAGTTCTGCTGTGGGCCGCGGTGCTCTTCTCTGGCGTTCACGCCACTATCGCGGGCGTAATGGCCGCGCTGACCGTTCCCCTGCGCACGGGCGACGGACAATCGATGCTGGAACGGCTCGAACACAACCTCGCCCCGTGGAGCGCCTATCTGGTGGTTCCCGTCTTCGGCTTCGCCAATGCCGGGGTCGATTTCTCCGGGCTCGGGCTGGGGGCGCTGGTCGACCCGCTGCCGATCGCGATCGCGGCGGGGCTGTTCCTGGGCAAGCAGATCGGCATCTTCGGCATCATCGTCGCCGCGACCAAGGTCGGGTTCGCGAAAAAGCCGGAAAATGCGAGCTGGCCCGAAATCTGGGGCGTTACCATCCTGTGCGGGATCGGCTTCACCATGTCGCTGTTCATCGGGCAACTGGCGTTCGACGGTCAGACGGAACTGATAGACGAGGCCAAGATCGGGATTCTGGGCGGCTCGCTGATCTCGGCGATAGTCGGTTACGTAGTCCTGCGGATGACCACTGCCCATCCGGAAGAGGACGCGGGCCAAGCGACCTATCCATCCAGCCCGTAA
- a CDS encoding VOC family protein encodes MTQYLHTMIRVTDPAATIAFFEMIGLREVRRRDVEQGRFTLIFLAAPGQEGEAELELTHNWPPENGSAPEQYDGGRNFGHLAYRVDDIYDTCERLMNAGHVIHRPPRDGHMAFVKSPDGISVELLQEGSLPPREPWASMENSGTW; translated from the coding sequence ATGACCCAATATCTCCATACCATGATCCGCGTTACGGACCCCGCCGCCACCATCGCCTTCTTCGAGATGATCGGGCTGCGCGAAGTGCGCCGCCGCGATGTCGAGCAGGGCCGGTTCACCCTCATCTTCCTCGCCGCGCCGGGGCAGGAGGGGGAGGCCGAACTGGAGCTGACCCACAACTGGCCGCCGGAAAACGGAAGCGCGCCCGAACAGTACGATGGCGGCCGCAATTTCGGCCATCTCGCCTATCGCGTGGACGACATCTACGACACCTGCGAAAGGCTGATGAACGCGGGCCATGTGATCCACCGTCCGCCGCGCGACGGGCATATGGCGTTCGTCAAATCGCCCGATGGCATATCGGTGGAACTGCTACAGGAAGGCAGTCTTCCGCCGCGTGAACCCTGGGCCAGTATGGAAAATTCCGGCACCTGGTAA